In Ferribacterium limneticum, a genomic segment contains:
- a CDS encoding monovalent cation:proton antiporter family protein produces MSALSLVLLLLGASVLAVVIFRRFNLPPVLGYLFVGSVIGPHALNLMNDVYRAEHLAEFGVVFLMFSIGLEFSLPKLYAMKRIVFGLGMLQVLLSMTLVAGLIMLFGVSWQLGIALGGVFAMSSTAVLTKLLVERQQLDSAHGREIMGVLLFQDLAVVPLLVIIPSLTQPPEKLAMLLGIALLKAVVVLAVILVFGQKLMRKWFHFVARAKSSEVFVLNVLLITLSLATLTELAGLSLALGAFVAGMLISETEYKMQVEEDIKPFRDVLMGLFFVTIGVKLDLHILVGLWWQVLLALLALLLVKSLVVGLLSWRLGSSPGNAIRSGLWLCAGGEFGFVLLGEIINMPREIQQVALTVLVLSMLIAPFIVQYSERIVVRFVASEWMVRSMQLTKIAAQSMGAEKHVILCGFGRSGQYLARFLSQENITYVALDLDPDRVREAAAGGENVVYGDVGRKEALLAAGLMRASVVIVTVSDTPLAEKVLHHVQESRPDLPVVVRTFDERDMDRLTKAGAAEVVPEALEASLMLASHALVLVGVPINRVLKRIRQTRSRRYSLLRGFYRGISDRDYDDDDEHHPQLHSVLLVSGAAGIGQTLDNLNLDDLGCEVSAVRRRGIRAMEPAPETRLEEGDVVVVLGLPEAVTAAEERLLQK; encoded by the coding sequence TTGAGCGCACTCTCCCTCGTCCTTCTTCTGCTCGGCGCCTCGGTTCTGGCCGTGGTCATCTTTCGGCGGTTCAATCTGCCGCCGGTCCTCGGCTACCTGTTCGTCGGCAGCGTCATTGGTCCGCATGCCCTGAACCTGATGAACGACGTTTATCGGGCCGAGCACCTCGCCGAATTCGGCGTCGTTTTCCTGATGTTCTCGATAGGCCTCGAATTCTCGTTGCCCAAACTGTATGCGATGAAACGCATCGTATTTGGTCTGGGTATGCTGCAGGTTCTCCTGAGCATGACCCTGGTTGCCGGGCTGATCATGCTTTTCGGCGTCAGTTGGCAGCTGGGCATCGCCCTCGGCGGTGTTTTCGCCATGTCGTCGACGGCTGTCCTGACCAAACTGTTGGTCGAGCGCCAGCAACTCGATTCGGCGCACGGGCGGGAAATCATGGGTGTCCTGCTCTTCCAGGATCTGGCCGTGGTCCCTCTGCTGGTCATCATTCCGTCGCTGACCCAGCCGCCGGAAAAACTGGCGATGTTGCTCGGCATCGCGCTGCTCAAGGCCGTCGTCGTGCTTGCCGTTATCCTTGTTTTCGGGCAGAAACTGATGCGCAAATGGTTCCATTTCGTCGCGCGCGCCAAGTCTTCCGAAGTGTTTGTCCTCAACGTGCTGCTGATCACGCTGAGCCTGGCCACCCTGACCGAGCTGGCCGGGCTGTCGCTGGCGCTCGGTGCATTTGTCGCCGGCATGCTGATTTCGGAAACCGAATACAAAATGCAGGTGGAAGAAGACATCAAACCCTTCCGCGATGTACTGATGGGGCTGTTCTTCGTGACCATCGGCGTCAAGCTCGATTTGCATATCCTGGTTGGCTTGTGGTGGCAGGTCTTGCTGGCGTTGCTCGCCTTGCTGCTGGTCAAGTCGCTGGTCGTCGGTCTGCTTTCGTGGCGCCTGGGCTCGTCGCCGGGCAATGCCATCCGTTCCGGCTTGTGGCTGTGCGCCGGTGGCGAATTCGGCTTCGTGCTGCTCGGCGAAATCATCAACATGCCCAGGGAGATCCAGCAGGTGGCGTTGACCGTGCTCGTACTGTCGATGCTCATTGCGCCATTCATCGTCCAGTACAGCGAGCGGATTGTGGTGCGCTTCGTCGCCAGCGAATGGATGGTGCGTTCGATGCAATTGACCAAGATCGCCGCTCAGTCGATGGGCGCCGAAAAACACGTGATTCTCTGCGGTTTCGGTCGGAGCGGGCAGTACCTTGCCCGCTTTTTGAGTCAGGAAAACATCACCTATGTCGCCCTAGACCTTGATCCGGACCGCGTCCGGGAAGCCGCCGCAGGTGGCGAAAACGTTGTTTATGGCGATGTCGGTAGAAAAGAAGCCTTGCTGGCTGCCGGCCTGATGCGGGCCAGCGTGGTGATCGTCACTGTCAGTGACACCCCGTTGGCCGAGAAAGTCCTGCATCACGTACAGGAGTCGCGTCCTGACTTGCCGGTGGTTGTCCGTACCTTCGATGAGCGCGATATGGATCGCCTGACCAAGGCCGGCGCCGCCGAAGTCGTTCCGGAGGCACTGGAAGCCAGCCTGATGCTTGCCTCGCACGCCCTGGTGCTGGTCGGCGTGCCGATCAATCGCGTGCTCAAGCGCATTCGTCAGACACGCTCCCGGCGTTACAGCCTGTTGCGCGGCTTTTATCGCGGCATATCAGACCGCGATTACGATGATGATGATGAACATCACCCGCAACTCCATTCCGTGCTGCTGGTTTCCGGTGCAGCTGGCATTGGGCAGACCTTGGACAATCTCAATCTTGACGATCTGGGTTGCGAAGTCAGCGCTGTCCGCCGGCGCGGCATCCGGGCCATGGAGCCAGCCCCGGAAACGCGGCTGGAAGAGGGCGATGTTGTCGTCGTCCTCGGTCTGCCGGAGGCGGTGACTGCCGCAGAGGAACGCCTGCTGCAGAAATGA
- a CDS encoding KdsC family phosphatase, with translation MDTNARAANIKLVAFDIDGVMTDGGLHYTDDGHELKTFNVQDGLGVVLLRRAGIKVAIITGRTSNVVNCRAKDLGVEHVFHGVGDKGAVSGQLLEQLGLQWSELAFMGDDLIDLPAMTRCGLAIAPANARPVVKERAHMVTGASGGKGAVREAIEFILAAQGKLDAAFAPYLGTK, from the coding sequence ATGGACACCAACGCCCGCGCCGCCAACATCAAGCTCGTCGCCTTCGACATCGACGGCGTGATGACCGATGGCGGCCTGCATTACACCGACGATGGTCACGAGCTGAAGACCTTCAACGTCCAGGACGGCCTCGGCGTTGTACTGCTGCGCCGCGCCGGCATCAAGGTGGCCATCATCACGGGGCGCACTTCGAACGTCGTCAATTGCCGCGCCAAGGATCTTGGCGTCGAACACGTATTCCACGGGGTGGGCGACAAGGGTGCCGTTTCCGGCCAGCTACTCGAACAACTGGGGCTGCAATGGTCAGAACTCGCCTTCATGGGTGACGACCTGATCGACCTGCCAGCCATGACCCGCTGCGGGCTGGCCATCGCGCCGGCCAACGCCCGCCCCGTCGTCAAGGAGCGCGCCCACATGGTGACCGGCGCGAGCGGCGGCAAGGGTGCCGTGCGCGAAGCCATTGAATTCATTCTCGCCGCCCAGGGCAAGCTCGATGCGGCCTTCGCGCCCTACCTCGGCACGAAATGA
- a CDS encoding adenylate/guanylate cyclase domain-containing protein: MNRQPFLVALRTGGVLPEDDAETRLKKSLLVFATGLVCTGSMLWLFLYGQMGPQFSANAPFVFQLLLVGNLLYYFRSGNFDLFRYSQLALFLFAPFAVQWSIGNFITASGTSLWGLLAPIGAVLFFGVRESLAWFIAYIFLTALSGFFDYFLADSLASSAPKISIRTSVFFFALNFAAISSIVYLLLRYAVQEKAKTQASLEETHRLLQDEQERSERLLLNILPGPIAERLKHDSQAIADGFADVTIMFVDIVNFTRIAEGLTPQQVFSMLNRIFSSFDELAEQYGMEKIKTIGDAYMVAGGLNNEQTNYTRSIAELAIAMRDLLHRDFTVNDMHLDVRIGIGTGPVVAGVVGKKKFIYDLWGDTVNLASRITSEGTPGMIQVDATTHLRLAQHFSFDEPQTLHLKGKGNTLVYRLNDLRETQATGEPTA, translated from the coding sequence GTGAACCGCCAACCATTTCTTGTTGCCCTGCGTACCGGTGGCGTTCTTCCTGAAGACGATGCCGAGACACGTCTGAAGAAATCACTGCTGGTGTTCGCCACGGGCCTGGTTTGCACCGGCTCAATGCTCTGGCTCTTCCTGTATGGCCAGATGGGGCCGCAGTTTTCGGCCAATGCGCCCTTCGTTTTCCAGTTGTTGCTGGTTGGTAACCTGCTTTACTACTTTCGCAGTGGCAATTTCGATCTATTCCGCTATTCGCAACTGGCCCTCTTCCTGTTCGCGCCGTTTGCCGTGCAGTGGAGCATCGGCAACTTCATCACAGCCAGCGGCACCAGCCTGTGGGGATTGCTCGCCCCCATCGGCGCAGTTCTGTTCTTTGGGGTTCGCGAATCGCTGGCGTGGTTCATTGCCTACATTTTCCTGACTGCGCTTTCCGGATTTTTCGACTATTTCCTGGCCGATAGTCTGGCCAGTAGCGCCCCGAAAATCTCGATCCGGACCAGCGTCTTTTTCTTCGCGCTCAATTTCGCTGCCATTTCGAGCATCGTCTACCTGTTGCTACGCTACGCGGTTCAGGAAAAAGCCAAGACGCAAGCCAGCCTGGAAGAAACCCACCGCCTGTTACAGGACGAACAGGAGCGTTCCGAGCGCCTGCTGCTCAACATCCTGCCCGGCCCGATTGCCGAACGTCTGAAGCACGACAGCCAGGCCATCGCCGATGGCTTTGCCGACGTTACGATCATGTTCGTCGATATCGTCAATTTCACGCGGATTGCCGAAGGGCTGACGCCACAGCAGGTCTTTTCCATGCTCAACCGGATATTTTCGTCTTTCGACGAATTGGCCGAGCAATATGGGATGGAGAAAATCAAGACCATTGGCGACGCCTACATGGTCGCCGGCGGACTGAACAACGAGCAGACCAACTACACGCGGTCGATCGCCGAACTGGCCATCGCCATGCGCGACCTGCTGCATCGCGACTTTACGGTCAACGACATGCACCTCGACGTTCGCATCGGCATTGGCACCGGCCCCGTCGTTGCCGGCGTTGTTGGCAAAAAGAAATTCATTTATGACTTGTGGGGCGACACCGTCAATCTCGCCAGCCGGATCACCAGTGAAGGCACCCCCGGCATGATCCAAGTCGATGCGACCACCCACCTGCGGCTGGCACAGCACTTTTCATTCGATGAACCACAGACGCTACACCTCAAAGGCAAAGGCAATACGCTCGTTTATCGATTGAATGACTTGCGGGAAACGCAGGCTACCGGCGAACCGACAGCGTAA
- a CDS encoding ATP-binding protein yields the protein MNTAIVGKIASRLAGWPHFLLASHLLMLHTLAFGGWKIPAVRLLWVVALGLFLIWQPFVAGERRIELRQGGVLLGAVLVSTLLLGPWLLLIWCGALAAAIGGRVLGTERHSERSGYLLAFGYLVGITVLGVVPEISPAVAIDPLLRGLLARFMPLVLPFLLFFPARAPERKSGEAFDLFYGVMVFLVLAVFVLGTLAYMLVGGGGYVEALFKTSLAVAGALLVVAWAWNPRGGFSGIGSAISRYMLSLGMPLEQWLMQLSEESERHADPALFLDAVMQRLRGIPWVVGVSWRMGERAGQSGEQTIYAHTYQVNELALSVHFHHSPSPAMRWHVEWLLRLAVEFYLVKLQTHQLQRMGYVQAIYETGARVTHDVKNLLQSLQTLCYAANQPGDPAEVAALLGRQLPQIADRLKVTLDKLQSPQIESLEHVEAGVWWRQFKERNAHVQVDWLGEASAGHFLPGPLFDSVAENLLQNALAKRLRQPGLGIGVLFADGSLTVSDDGQAISLTLAGALLKEPVNSEDGLGIGLYHAARQADGVGYSLVLAENRPGRVAFTLSVRR from the coding sequence ATGAACACCGCAATAGTTGGCAAAATTGCCAGCCGGCTGGCTGGCTGGCCGCATTTTCTGTTGGCTTCCCATTTGTTGATGCTGCACACGCTGGCATTTGGTGGCTGGAAAATTCCTGCCGTTCGCCTGCTATGGGTGGTTGCGCTCGGGCTTTTCCTGATCTGGCAACCCTTTGTCGCAGGCGAGCGCCGGATCGAGTTGCGGCAAGGGGGGGTGTTGCTCGGCGCGGTTCTGGTGTCGACGCTACTGCTTGGGCCATGGCTGCTATTGATCTGGTGCGGGGCGCTGGCCGCGGCTATCGGCGGGCGGGTGCTGGGGACCGAAAGGCATAGCGAGCGTTCGGGTTATCTCCTGGCTTTTGGCTATCTGGTGGGCATTACCGTTCTGGGCGTGGTTCCGGAAATCTCTCCGGCTGTCGCCATCGACCCGCTGTTGCGCGGGCTGCTTGCCCGCTTCATGCCGCTGGTTCTGCCATTTCTGCTGTTTTTTCCGGCGCGGGCGCCTGAGCGAAAGTCCGGTGAAGCCTTCGACCTGTTCTATGGGGTCATGGTTTTCCTCGTCCTTGCTGTTTTCGTGCTCGGTACACTGGCCTACATGCTGGTCGGTGGAGGTGGCTATGTCGAGGCCTTGTTCAAGACCTCGCTGGCGGTTGCTGGCGCCTTGCTCGTGGTGGCCTGGGCGTGGAATCCGCGCGGCGGATTTTCCGGCATCGGCTCGGCGATTTCACGTTATATGTTGTCGCTGGGCATGCCTCTCGAGCAGTGGCTGATGCAGCTTTCGGAGGAGAGCGAGCGGCACGCCGATCCGGCACTGTTTCTCGATGCGGTCATGCAGCGTTTGCGTGGCATTCCCTGGGTTGTCGGCGTCTCGTGGCGTATGGGAGAGCGAGCGGGGCAATCCGGTGAACAGACCATCTACGCACATACTTACCAGGTGAACGAACTTGCGCTGTCTGTCCATTTTCATCATTCACCTTCGCCGGCCATGCGCTGGCATGTCGAGTGGCTGCTGCGACTGGCTGTCGAGTTTTACCTGGTCAAACTCCAGACTCACCAGCTGCAGCGTATGGGCTATGTTCAGGCCATTTACGAAACCGGGGCGCGGGTAACGCACGATGTCAAGAATCTGCTCCAGTCCTTGCAAACGCTCTGCTATGCCGCGAATCAGCCGGGTGATCCAGCCGAGGTGGCAGCCTTGCTGGGCCGGCAGTTGCCGCAAATCGCCGACCGCCTGAAAGTGACGCTGGACAAACTGCAATCGCCCCAAATTGAAAGTCTGGAACATGTAGAGGCCGGCGTCTGGTGGCGCCAGTTCAAGGAGCGCAATGCCCACGTGCAGGTCGATTGGCTGGGCGAAGCCAGCGCCGGCCATTTCTTGCCTGGGCCCTTGTTCGATAGCGTGGCCGAGAACCTGTTACAGAATGCGCTGGCCAAACGCTTGCGCCAACCGGGCCTGGGTATCGGCGTACTTTTTGCCGATGGCAGCCTGACAGTCTCTGATGATGGTCAGGCCATCAGCCTCACGCTGGCCGGCGCCTTGCTCAAGGAGCCGGTCAACTCCGAAGATGGTCTCGGAATCGGTTTGTATCACGCTGCACGGCAGGCTGACGGGGTCGGTTATTCGCTGGTTCTGGCTGAAAATCGGCCGGGACGTGTCGCGTTTACGCTGTCGGTTCGCCGGTAG
- a CDS encoding KpsF/GutQ family sugar-phosphate isomerase: MNPSQSTARFSPERALELGRQTLSIEAAAVDALKSRINGDFARAVELILNSHGRLIVSGMGKSGHIARKIAATMASTGTPAYFVHPAEASHGDLGMITRDDVLLALSNSGESGELLSILPALKRQGAKIISMTGVPTSTLAREADIHLDAGVAQEACPHNLAPTASTTAALALGDALAVALLDARGFGPDDFARSHPGGSLGRRLLTHVRDVMRADDRVPAVAPNTPITDAIIAMSRGGLGLVAITDPANVVLGIFTDGDLRRAFEKRIDLQQGDIASVMYAAPRTIGPDRLAVEAVEMMERLRINALLVVDADNHLIGALNMHDLFTAKVI, from the coding sequence ATGAACCCAAGCCAATCTACCGCCCGCTTCTCGCCGGAACGCGCTCTGGAACTGGGTCGCCAGACCCTGAGCATCGAGGCTGCGGCGGTCGACGCTCTAAAAAGCCGAATAAACGGCGACTTTGCCCGAGCCGTTGAATTGATCCTGAACAGCCACGGCCGCCTGATCGTCAGCGGCATGGGCAAATCCGGCCACATCGCCCGCAAGATCGCCGCCACCATGGCCAGCACCGGCACCCCGGCCTATTTTGTCCATCCGGCCGAGGCCAGCCACGGCGATCTCGGCATGATCACCCGCGACGATGTCCTGCTTGCCCTCTCCAACTCCGGCGAGTCGGGCGAACTGCTCAGCATCCTGCCGGCCCTCAAGCGGCAGGGCGCCAAGATCATTTCGATGACCGGCGTGCCGACGTCAACGCTGGCCCGCGAGGCCGACATCCACCTCGATGCCGGCGTTGCTCAGGAAGCCTGCCCGCACAATCTCGCGCCAACCGCCAGCACGACGGCGGCCCTGGCCCTCGGCGATGCACTGGCCGTTGCGCTGCTCGACGCCCGCGGCTTCGGGCCGGACGACTTCGCCCGCTCGCATCCCGGCGGTTCGCTCGGACGCCGTCTGCTCACCCACGTTCGCGACGTCATGCGGGCCGATGACCGGGTACCGGCCGTGGCGCCCAACACCCCGATCACCGACGCCATCATCGCCATGTCGCGTGGCGGCCTGGGGCTGGTGGCGATTACTGATCCCGCCAACGTCGTGCTCGGCATCTTCACCGACGGCGACCTGCGCCGCGCCTTCGAAAAACGCATCGACCTGCAGCAAGGCGACATCGCCTCGGTCATGTACGCCGCGCCGCGCACCATCGGCCCCGACCGCCTCGCCGTCGAGGCCGTCGAAATGATGGAGCGCCTGCGCATCAATGCGCTGCTCGTCGTCGATGCCGACAATCACCTGATCGGTGCATTGAACATGCACGATCTCTTCACCGCCAAGGTCATCTGA
- a CDS encoding prepilin-type N-terminal cleavage/methylation domain-containing protein: MKHHQKGFTLVEIAIVLVIIGLLLGGVLKGQELINSAKVKNMVNDFRTTSALVYGYQDRFKSFPGDQTQLQLTDAFGAAANATACAPANTAGQCVSNNGRIDGNWNAGAVTDETFVFWQHVRLANLATGAINTGDQNYRPRNADGGFIGIESGISGAGVAAPFIAGMRGAVFVCSDGILGRYVRQIDTTMDDGNTAGGSVQAVPMGSARGTAATLTADIVEGQQYTVCASL, translated from the coding sequence ATGAAACACCATCAAAAGGGCTTCACCCTTGTCGAAATCGCCATTGTCCTGGTCATTATCGGCCTATTGCTGGGGGGCGTTCTGAAGGGGCAGGAGCTGATCAACAGCGCCAAAGTCAAAAACATGGTGAATGATTTCAGAACCACTTCTGCCCTGGTTTACGGCTACCAGGATCGCTTCAAGAGCTTTCCTGGAGACCAGACCCAGTTGCAACTGACCGATGCCTTTGGTGCTGCAGCTAATGCAACGGCATGCGCCCCGGCCAATACTGCAGGCCAGTGTGTCAGCAATAATGGCCGCATCGACGGCAACTGGAACGCCGGCGCCGTCACCGACGAGACTTTTGTCTTCTGGCAGCATGTCCGCCTGGCCAATCTGGCGACAGGAGCCATCAACACCGGCGACCAAAACTACCGCCCTCGCAACGCTGATGGCGGCTTTATTGGCATTGAAAGCGGCATCAGCGGCGCCGGCGTAGCAGCCCCCTTCATCGCCGGTATGCGCGGTGCTGTTTTTGTCTGTTCAGATGGCATTCTTGGCCGGTATGTCCGGCAAATCGACACGACGATGGATGACGGCAATACGGCAGGAGGGTCAGTTCAGGCGGTTCCAATGGGTTCCGCGCGCGGCACGGCAGCAACATTGACGGCGGACATTGTCGAGGGCCAGCAATACACCGTCTGCGCCAGCCTGTAA
- a CDS encoding type II secretion system protein, producing MTSLARHGGFSLVELTIVLVIVALLAGGLMFGLSGQREQIQNKEARQQLETVREALIGYAMTNGRLPCPAPANLPNTDPAAGRTRTPPCADDLRFGVVPWVTLGLSETDPWGNRFTYFVSAKFTAALAADAQASFTLSTGSATAVPADNAGTANVMDNGLVIASDVPVVIVSHGSRGVGAFQPSGAQLPGAIGDEAENADADLTFIAHTPTDNFDDLVTWVIPTVLKSRMVAVGKLP from the coding sequence ATGACCTCCTTGGCGCGCCACGGCGGTTTTTCCCTAGTCGAACTGACCATCGTCCTGGTCATCGTCGCCCTGCTGGCCGGCGGTCTCATGTTCGGACTGTCGGGCCAGCGCGAGCAAATCCAGAACAAGGAAGCCCGGCAGCAGCTGGAAACCGTTCGTGAAGCGCTGATCGGCTACGCCATGACGAACGGACGCCTCCCTTGTCCGGCCCCCGCCAACCTGCCCAATACCGATCCTGCAGCAGGAAGGACACGCACCCCGCCGTGTGCAGACGACTTGCGTTTTGGTGTCGTCCCCTGGGTGACGCTGGGTTTATCCGAGACCGACCCGTGGGGAAATCGCTTTACCTATTTTGTCAGCGCCAAATTTACAGCGGCCCTGGCGGCCGATGCCCAGGCCAGCTTCACCCTCTCAACGGGAAGCGCAACCGCAGTGCCAGCCGACAATGCGGGCACTGCCAACGTCATGGATAACGGGCTGGTCATTGCGTCTGATGTCCCTGTCGTCATCGTCAGCCACGGTAGCCGAGGCGTCGGCGCCTTTCAGCCAAGCGGCGCCCAGTTACCCGGCGCAATTGGCGACGAAGCAGAAAATGCCGATGCCGATCTGACCTTCATCGCCCACACGCCCACCGATAATTTCGACGATCTCGTCACCTGGGTCATCCCCACTGTGCTCAAATCACGCATGGTCGCTGTCGGCAAACTCCCCTAG